The Juglans microcarpa x Juglans regia isolate MS1-56 chromosome 2S, Jm3101_v1.0, whole genome shotgun sequence genome has a window encoding:
- the LOC121252412 gene encoding uncharacterized protein LOC121252412 has product MASKYISLKTGLAILALALCFFVQITLGGITCEHLDRDTCAFAVSSSGKRCVLEKLVRRSGEEAYACRTSEIEADKLKGWIEIDQCIKACGLDRKTLGISSDFLLESRFTEKLCSPLCYDGCPNVVDLYFNLAAGEGVFLPRFCEVESNPRRGAFEILSSGFVAAGHVHEHVESTDAPIAAPALAPLPY; this is encoded by the exons ATGGCATCAAAATATATTAGCTTGAAGACCGGCCTGGCGATCCTGGCTCTTGCACTTTGCTTCTTTGTGCAGATCACTCTCG GAGGAATAACATGTGAGCATCTAGACCGGGACACGTGTGCATTTGCAGTGTCATCCTCCGGTAAGCGTTGTGTGCTTGAGAAGCTTGTGAGAAGGAGCGGGGAAGAAGCATATGCATGCCGTACATCGGAGATTGAAGCCGACAAATTGAAGGGATGGATCGAGATTGACCAATGCATCAAAGCATGCGGGCTTGACAGGAAAACGCTTGGAATCTCTTCAGATTTCCTCCTTGAGTCTCGCTTCACCGAAAAGCTTTGCTCGCCTCTGTGCTACGACGGCTGCCCCAATGTTGTTGATCTATACTTCAATCTTGCTGCTGGTGAAG gTGTGTTTCTTCCCAGATTCTGTGAAGTAGAATCAAATCCGAGGCGAGGAGCGTTTGAGATCCTAAGCTCTGGTTTTGTTGCAGCAGGACATGTGCATGAGCATGTCGAGTCCACGGATGCACCAATAGCTGCCCCAGCACTGGCACCATTGCCATACTAA
- the LOC121251394 gene encoding uncharacterized protein LOC121251394, with amino-acid sequence MAASNISLKSTLAILALVIAFFVQGTLGGITCEHLDQETCAFAVSSSGKRCVLEKHVKRSGEEAYTCRTSEIDADKLNDSIETEQCIKACGLDRKTLGISSDSLLESRFTEKLCSPQCYESCPNVVDLYFNLAAGEGVFLPKLCEVQTNNPRRGMSEFRSSGFVAPGPVKSAKFTIAPIVAPALAPL; translated from the exons ATGGCGGCCTCTAATATTAGCTTGAAGAGTACCCTGGCGATCCTGGCTCTTGTGATTGCCTTCTTTGTGCAAGGCACGCtag GTGGAATAACATGTGAGCATCTAGACCAGGAAACATGTGCGTTCGCGGTGTCATCCTCAGGCAAGCGTTGCGTGCTTGAGAAGCACGTGAAAAGGAGCGGAGAGGAAGCATACACATGCCGTACATCGGAAATTGACGCCGACAAATTGAATGACTCGATCGAGACTGAACAGTGCATCAAAGCCTGTGGGCTTGACCGGAAAACACTTGGAATCTCATCGGATTCTCTCTTAGAGTCTCGCTTCACCGAAAAGCTTTGCTCACCTCAGTGCTACGAGAGCTGCCCTAACGTTGTTGATCTATACTTCAATCTTGCTGCTGGTGAAG GTGTGTTTCTTCCCAAATTATGTGAAGTACAAACAAATAATCCAAGGAGAGGGATGTCCGAGTTCCGCAGCTCTGGTTTTGTTGCACCAGGACCCGTGAAATCTGCCAAGTTCACAATTGCACCAATAGTTGCACCAGCACTTGCTCCACTCTAG